From Halanaeroarchaeum sulfurireducens, a single genomic window includes:
- a CDS encoding cysteine hydrolase family protein, with the protein MEFDSAATALVIVDMQNGFSHPDGSLYTPASEEVIEPIADLLEDARAADTSVVFTRDVHPPEQFEDAHYYDEFERWGEHVVEGTWDAAIVDELPVREEDHVVEKHTYDAFYRTDLEGYLDTHGIDDLLIVGTLANVCVLHTAGSAGLRDYRPVIVEDAVGYIEADHREYALEHATWLFGETTTVGEVAFV; encoded by the coding sequence ATGGAGTTCGACTCCGCGGCCACCGCACTCGTCATCGTCGACATGCAGAACGGATTCAGTCACCCCGACGGGAGTCTGTACACTCCCGCGAGCGAGGAGGTGATCGAGCCCATCGCCGATCTGCTCGAGGACGCGAGAGCCGCCGACACGTCAGTCGTGTTCACACGCGATGTCCACCCACCCGAGCAGTTCGAGGATGCCCACTACTACGACGAGTTCGAGCGATGGGGAGAGCACGTCGTCGAGGGAACCTGGGACGCCGCCATCGTGGACGAACTGCCGGTCCGCGAGGAAGATCACGTCGTCGAGAAACACACCTACGACGCCTTCTACCGAACGGATCTGGAGGGGTATCTGGACACACACGGCATCGACGACCTGCTGATCGTCGGCACGCTCGCAAACGTCTGCGTCCTCCACACAGCCGGCAGCGCGGGCCTCCGCGATTACCGTCCCGTCATCGTCGAGGACGCCGTCGGATACATCGAGGCGGACCACCGCGAGTACGCCCTCGAACACGCCACCTGGCTCTTCGGCGAGACGACGACCGTCGGGGAGGTCGCCTTCGTCTGA
- a CDS encoding dihydroorotase → MRVIRNATLADGRVRDVRIGDDGHIDAVGTDLAGETLRDATGKRLLPGMIDAHVHFRQPGYGHKETWASGSRSAAAGGVTTVVDQPNTDPPTVDGAAFDEKATLARDSLVDFGINGGVTGDWDPEALFDRPLFALGEVFLADSTGDMGIDPELFERAVRRATEEEVVVTVHAEDASYFDESARERDDPEAWSAYRTAKAEAVAVAQAVEVGEDVGASIHIAHASTPEGIDQANAAGATTEVSPHHLFLSREDQPDLGTFGRMNPPLRSEERRLAVFDRVADGTVDIVATDHAPHTREEKDAGIWDAPSGVPGVETALPLLLAEAERGRLSYERVRDLTAANVADIFSLPRKGRIEAGRDADLVLVDPSAEREIRASDLHTNCDWTPFEGMTGIFPELSMVRGSVVWESDDPERGVGRFFGEQGKNVRDL, encoded by the coding sequence ATGCGCGTCATTCGCAATGCCACCCTTGCCGACGGCCGGGTCCGCGACGTTCGCATCGGGGACGACGGCCACATCGACGCCGTGGGGACGGATCTCGCCGGTGAGACGCTCCGCGACGCCACCGGGAAACGCCTGTTGCCCGGCATGATCGACGCCCACGTCCACTTCCGACAGCCCGGTTACGGGCACAAGGAGACGTGGGCGAGCGGGTCGCGAAGCGCGGCCGCCGGGGGCGTGACGACGGTCGTCGACCAGCCGAACACCGACCCGCCGACCGTCGACGGCGCGGCCTTCGACGAGAAGGCCACGCTCGCCCGCGATTCGCTCGTGGACTTCGGCATCAACGGCGGCGTCACCGGCGACTGGGACCCCGAGGCCCTGTTCGACCGACCGCTGTTCGCCCTGGGGGAGGTCTTCCTCGCGGACTCGACCGGCGACATGGGGATCGATCCCGAGCTGTTCGAGCGGGCGGTGCGACGGGCCACCGAAGAGGAGGTGGTCGTCACCGTCCACGCCGAGGACGCCTCGTACTTCGACGAGAGCGCACGGGAGCGCGACGACCCGGAGGCCTGGTCGGCCTACCGGACTGCGAAGGCGGAGGCCGTCGCCGTCGCACAGGCCGTGGAAGTCGGGGAGGATGTCGGCGCGTCGATCCACATCGCCCACGCCAGCACCCCCGAGGGGATCGATCAGGCGAATGCGGCGGGGGCGACGACGGAGGTCTCTCCCCACCACCTCTTTCTCTCCCGGGAGGATCAGCCCGACCTGGGCACGTTCGGTCGGATGAATCCACCGCTCAGGAGCGAGGAACGACGACTGGCGGTGTTCGATCGAGTCGCCGACGGGACCGTCGACATCGTCGCAACCGACCACGCTCCCCATACCCGCGAGGAGAAGGACGCGGGCATCTGGGACGCCCCGAGCGGCGTCCCGGGCGTCGAGACCGCCCTGCCGCTCCTGCTGGCGGAAGCCGAGCGCGGGAGACTGTCCTACGAGCGCGTGCGCGACCTCACGGCGGCGAACGTCGCGGACATCTTCTCACTTCCGCGAAAGGGGCGCATCGAGGCGGGTCGGGACGCCGACCTCGTGCTGGTCGATCCGTCTGCCGAACGCGAGATCCGAGCGAGCGACCTCCACACGAACTGCGACTGGACGCCCTTCGAGGGAATGACGGGTATCTTCCCAGAACTGTCGATGGTCAGGGGATCGGTCGTGTGGGAAAGCGACGACCCGGAACGCGGCGTCGGTCGGTTTTTCGGAGAGCAAGGGAAAAACGTCCGCGACCTGTAG
- a CDS encoding DUF5806 family protein, producing the protein MPADERPSDSSSDPDDEPADRPETASETSADGEGPTEFTDTGGQPVGEPPAGRPEVDVDADPDSADDPSSSIDQSTDASDVPPDVRTYDRFKKVDGAQYERVNDFLRDRTYITAREWAIARLCSDFRTETGVEMTKIGENLPHLVPFMTDTYTPQAVNQARSSFEEKVRKAGATFLYGAMSDFFTADELDELMYEVTEIAKFLLEVEGVDLAVEEELDSEERISSVMREVREASDELRHEGTTCPECGHEIGGADDETHAEE; encoded by the coding sequence ATGCCAGCGGACGAACGGCCGTCTGACTCCTCGTCGGACCCGGACGACGAACCCGCGGACCGGCCGGAGACGGCGTCCGAGACCTCCGCGGACGGCGAGGGTCCGACCGAGTTCACCGACACCGGCGGGCAGCCCGTGGGGGAACCGCCAGCCGGGCGGCCAGAGGTCGACGTCGATGCCGACCCGGATTCGGCGGACGACCCGAGTTCGTCGATCGACCAGTCGACGGACGCGTCCGACGTTCCACCCGACGTCCGCACGTACGATCGGTTCAAGAAGGTCGACGGCGCCCAGTACGAGCGCGTCAACGACTTCCTGCGCGACCGGACGTACATCACCGCCCGCGAATGGGCCATCGCCCGCCTGTGCTCGGATTTCAGGACCGAAACGGGTGTCGAGATGACGAAGATCGGCGAGAACCTCCCCCATCTGGTCCCCTTCATGACCGACACCTACACCCCGCAGGCGGTCAATCAGGCTCGCTCGTCCTTCGAGGAGAAGGTCCGGAAAGCCGGCGCGACCTTCCTCTACGGTGCGATGAGCGACTTCTTCACCGCCGACGAACTCGACGAACTGATGTACGAGGTGACCGAGATCGCCAAATTCCTCCTCGAGGTCGAGGGTGTCGATCTGGCAGTGGAGGAGGAACTCGACTCGGAGGAACGAATCTCCTCGGTGATGCGGGAGGTGCGCGAGGCGAGTGACGAACTCAGACACGAGGGCACCACGTGCCCGGAATGTGGCCACGAGATCGGCGGGGCGGACGACGAGACACACGCCGAGGAGTGA
- a CDS encoding class I SAM-dependent methyltransferase, whose amino-acid sequence MEALLPAEWDRGVEIGCGTGLFSERLGVSHGIEPSEPMAARARERGLDVEFGRAEDVPLDTDAVDLALALGVLGYVDDVDRALAELARIVEPGGDVVVAFLRAGGEFAELYEEAVERGGYPADLAWENPYPLSMARRAAWRTTDDVQTALRSVGFTDQQAVQTLTRPVEAAVESIESPTPGHDGGSWVVVRATRSR is encoded by the coding sequence ATCGAGGCGCTGCTTCCCGCCGAGTGGGACCGTGGCGTCGAGATCGGCTGTGGGACCGGCCTGTTCTCCGAGCGACTCGGCGTCTCCCACGGCATCGAGCCGTCGGAACCGATGGCCGCCAGAGCCAGGGAGCGCGGTCTCGACGTCGAATTTGGACGGGCGGAGGACGTCCCCCTGGACACCGACGCCGTCGACCTCGCACTCGCGCTGGGGGTCCTCGGCTACGTCGACGACGTCGATCGGGCGCTGGCGGAACTCGCACGCATCGTGGAGCCCGGCGGCGACGTCGTCGTCGCGTTCCTCCGGGCCGGCGGCGAATTCGCCGAACTGTACGAGGAAGCGGTCGAACGGGGTGGTTACCCCGCTGATCTCGCGTGGGAGAACCCCTATCCGCTCTCGATGGCCCGACGCGCCGCCTGGCGGACGACGGACGACGTGCAGACGGCCCTTCGATCCGTGGGATTCACCGATCAGCAGGCCGTCCAGACGTTGACGCGACCGGTCGAGGCGGCCGTCGAATCCATCGAATCCCCGACGCCGGGTCACGACGGGGGATCGTGGGTCGTCGTTCGCGCCACCCGATCACGGTAA
- a CDS encoding Hvo_1808 family surface protein produces MRRSLVVLAVLGLVVTAGCLGSTPAPAGPAEPVPTTTATDTTTSVHPADPPEDTLGWEDGYWYNETLDVDRSDGLNDSELDAVVSRAMARVEHIRGLEFEHRVPVEIISREEHTNRTSGQYENVSQNGSLHQNVKYEATFLMGESTSAVGQQERNQASNVLGYYSPGQDRIVIVSEDTDSPRIDEVTLAQELFHALQEHRFNVSEYEANTEETHNARMGIVEGDANYVDYRYEQEFIEDDENGSAGGSDVHLGLLALRSQPYSDGPVFVDERYEEGGWDAVNAVYDDPPQSTEQTIHTEKYRTDEPTEVRIDDRSAAAWAVPDLGNGSVDYAQFGEAGMYVMLWYPSYETKQDVVIPLNNFLDTDGEVDLYNYDHRYSAGWDGDRLLPYTTNDSAETGETGYVWKSVWDSETEATQFLDGYHQLLEHHNAEPVPERPNTYRISEGEFADAFYVEQSGETVVIVNAPTVEELTEVREGAGAAE; encoded by the coding sequence ATGCGGCGATCGCTCGTCGTTCTCGCGGTCCTCGGCCTCGTCGTCACCGCCGGCTGCCTCGGGTCCACGCCGGCGCCGGCAGGACCGGCGGAACCGGTACCGACCACCACGGCGACAGACACCACGACGTCGGTTCACCCGGCGGACCCGCCCGAGGACACGCTCGGCTGGGAGGACGGCTACTGGTACAACGAGACCCTCGACGTCGATCGATCGGACGGGTTGAACGATTCGGAACTCGACGCCGTGGTCTCGCGAGCCATGGCCCGGGTCGAACACATCCGAGGACTCGAATTCGAGCACCGCGTGCCGGTGGAAATCATCTCGCGCGAGGAACATACCAACCGCACGTCCGGCCAGTACGAGAACGTCTCGCAGAACGGGTCGCTCCATCAGAACGTCAAGTACGAGGCGACGTTCCTGATGGGCGAGTCGACGTCGGCGGTCGGACAGCAGGAACGCAACCAGGCCTCGAACGTCCTCGGGTACTACTCACCGGGCCAGGATCGCATCGTTATCGTCTCCGAGGACACCGACTCGCCCCGGATCGACGAGGTGACGCTCGCCCAGGAACTCTTCCACGCACTGCAGGAACACCGGTTCAACGTCTCCGAATACGAGGCCAACACCGAGGAGACCCACAACGCGCGCATGGGCATCGTCGAGGGGGACGCCAACTACGTCGATTATCGCTACGAGCAGGAATTCATCGAGGACGACGAGAATGGCAGCGCCGGCGGGAGCGACGTCCACCTCGGACTCCTGGCGCTTCGGTCCCAACCGTACAGCGACGGGCCGGTCTTCGTGGACGAACGCTACGAAGAGGGCGGCTGGGACGCGGTCAACGCCGTCTACGACGACCCGCCGCAGAGCACCGAACAGACCATTCACACCGAGAAGTACCGCACCGACGAACCGACCGAGGTGCGGATCGACGACCGGAGCGCCGCCGCGTGGGCTGTCCCCGACCTCGGGAACGGATCGGTGGACTACGCGCAGTTCGGGGAGGCCGGCATGTACGTGATGCTCTGGTACCCGAGCTACGAGACGAAGCAAGACGTGGTCATTCCCCTGAATAACTTCCTCGACACGGACGGCGAGGTGGACCTCTACAATTACGATCACCGGTACTCCGCCGGCTGGGACGGGGACCGCCTGCTCCCGTACACGACGAACGATTCCGCCGAGACGGGCGAGACCGGCTACGTCTGGAAGTCGGTCTGGGACTCCGAGACCGAAGCGACACAGTTCCTCGACGGCTATCACCAGTTGCTCGAGCACCACAACGCCGAACCGGTGCCCGAACGGCCGAACACGTACCGGATCTCCGAGGGGGAGTTCGCCGACGCGTTTTACGTCGAGCAGTCCGGTGAGACGGTGGTAATCGTGAACGCGCCGACGGTCGAGGAACTCACCGAGGTTCGCGAGGGGGCCGGCGCCGCCGAGTAG
- a CDS encoding extracellular solute-binding protein yields MDGTDAMTRRQLLAASGALGVGALAGCSGSSGGTAATVLAAGSLNVVFNETVGPAFAEATEYRYRGEFHGSNAVMRMVLGGQKHPDAIVSADAALLREKLQAGPDPVTDWDVVFASNEVGITYAPETDLGGRLAAGEPWYQVLRESDAEIARSDPDLDPLGYRTVMLFELAEQYYDEPGLAAELTDNLLVDPSESHMLAAVETGDRVAAVTYKNMAVDHGLSFLSLPDELNFSNPNYADHYASASYTTDEGHTVAGTPVLYNATVPADAENAAAGRQFVRFLATEPDLLRENGLVATETFPRAHGAVPEGVIP; encoded by the coding sequence ATGGACGGAACGGACGCCATGACGAGACGCCAGCTACTCGCGGCGAGCGGGGCGCTCGGCGTCGGAGCGCTGGCCGGCTGTAGCGGCTCCAGCGGCGGAACGGCGGCCACGGTACTGGCGGCGGGTAGCCTCAACGTCGTGTTCAACGAGACGGTCGGGCCGGCGTTCGCCGAGGCGACGGAGTACCGGTACCGGGGCGAGTTTCACGGCTCGAACGCGGTCATGCGGATGGTCCTCGGCGGGCAAAAACACCCCGACGCCATCGTGAGCGCCGACGCCGCGTTGCTCCGGGAAAAACTCCAGGCCGGCCCCGACCCGGTGACGGACTGGGACGTTGTGTTCGCCTCGAACGAGGTCGGCATTACGTACGCGCCGGAGACGGACCTCGGCGGCCGACTCGCTGCGGGCGAACCCTGGTACCAGGTCCTCCGGGAGAGCGACGCCGAGATCGCACGCTCGGATCCCGATCTCGATCCACTGGGCTACCGCACCGTCATGCTGTTCGAACTGGCCGAACAGTACTACGACGAACCGGGACTGGCGGCGGAGCTCACGGACAACCTCCTGGTCGATCCCTCCGAATCGCACATGCTCGCGGCGGTCGAGACCGGCGACCGGGTCGCCGCCGTCACCTACAAGAACATGGCCGTCGACCACGGACTGTCATTTCTCTCCCTGCCGGACGAACTCAACTTCTCGAACCCGAACTACGCCGACCACTACGCCTCGGCCAGTTACACGACCGACGAGGGCCACACGGTCGCGGGGACGCCGGTCCTCTACAACGCCACCGTCCCGGCGGACGCGGAAAACGCCGCGGCGGGCCGGCAGTTCGTGCGATTTCTCGCAACCGAACCGGACCTGCTGCGGGAGAACGGACTCGTGGCCACGGAAACGTTCCCCCGGGCGCACGGGGCGGTCCCGGAGGGGGTGATCCCATGA
- a CDS encoding nicotinate phosphoribosyltransferase, translated as MTDFDIVPPEAIRDGRATDAYFDRTVATLEHVGKNPHVTAEVTADQFPDGEFEVFAGLGDALSLLEGLPIDVDAIPEGTLFDGGPVLQITGRYRDFARYETSLLGFLSHASGMSTQALRARRAAPDATVLSFGARHVHPSIAAVVERSALLAGLDGISHVAAGEILGHEASGTMPHALLICFGRGNQEAAWRAFDEAVDADVPRVALCDTYSDEMDEAVRAAESLDGALDSIRLDTTASRRGNFEHIVRETRWELDAHGYEDVGIFVSGGLGPPELRNLREYVDGFGVGGFISNADPTDFALDVVEVDGEPAAKRGKLTGAKQVYRTSDGGHHVALADVEAPGEPLLEPAIRDGEIVREVDLDAAADRAATDADRVEFDPFE; from the coding sequence GTGACCGATTTCGACATCGTCCCGCCGGAGGCGATTCGAGACGGTCGCGCGACCGACGCCTACTTCGATCGAACGGTGGCGACGCTGGAACACGTGGGGAAAAATCCCCACGTCACAGCCGAGGTGACCGCCGACCAGTTCCCCGACGGCGAGTTCGAGGTGTTCGCCGGCCTGGGGGACGCCCTCTCACTTTTGGAGGGGCTCCCGATCGACGTCGATGCGATCCCCGAAGGAACCCTCTTCGACGGTGGGCCGGTCCTTCAGATCACCGGTCGCTATCGCGACTTCGCCAGGTACGAGACCTCGTTGCTGGGATTTCTCTCTCACGCGAGCGGGATGTCGACCCAGGCGCTGCGGGCCCGGCGGGCGGCGCCCGACGCCACCGTGTTGAGCTTCGGCGCCCGACACGTCCACCCGTCGATCGCCGCGGTGGTGGAACGCTCCGCGCTGCTGGCCGGTCTCGATGGCATCTCCCACGTCGCCGCCGGCGAGATCCTCGGCCACGAGGCGAGTGGGACGATGCCCCACGCGTTGCTCATCTGTTTCGGGCGCGGTAATCAGGAGGCCGCCTGGCGGGCGTTCGACGAGGCCGTCGATGCCGACGTCCCCCGTGTCGCGCTCTGTGATACGTACTCCGACGAGATGGACGAGGCGGTCCGTGCGGCCGAGAGCCTGGACGGGGCCCTGGACAGCATCCGTCTCGATACCACCGCCTCCCGCCGAGGAAACTTCGAACACATCGTCCGGGAGACCCGCTGGGAACTCGATGCACACGGCTACGAGGACGTGGGGATTTTCGTCAGTGGCGGGCTCGGCCCGCCGGAACTCAGGAACCTGCGGGAGTACGTCGACGGGTTCGGCGTCGGCGGATTCATCAGCAACGCCGATCCGACCGACTTCGCTCTAGACGTCGTGGAGGTGGACGGTGAACCGGCGGCCAAACGTGGGAAACTGACCGGCGCGAAACAGGTCTATCGGACGTCCGACGGCGGGCATCATGTCGCCCTGGCCGACGTCGAGGCACCCGGTGAACCCCTTCTCGAACCCGCGATCCGTGACGGCGAGATCGTCCGGGAGGTCGACCTCGATGCCGCCGCCGACAGGGCGGCCACCGACGCCGACCGCGTCGAATTCGATCCGTTCGAGTAG
- a CDS encoding ABC transporter ATP-binding protein translates to MALKLTDVSLSYGSFILGPLDVAFETGVTAVIGPSGSGKSTLLQLVAGFERPDTGTITLDGRRIDRLPPEERSVGMVFQNYALFPHLSVRENLAFGEAPTADAQETVEMLEIGDLLDRSPETLSGGEKQRVALARALVSDPSVLLLDEPLASLDAPIRRRLRFELRDVLADLDVPVVYVTHDQDEAAVVGDRVTIVHDGSVVQSGPFEGVFEAPDTAFVAEFLGMENVLYGTVIATDGTETTVDVGPTEVVATGVIGTTDAAVAVHPDDITLSQDGKRCGPNALRCTVRRVIGHHAGGTAILDCEELGQITASLTAADAEELRGGTERVASFDPAAARVTKP, encoded by the coding sequence ATGGCGCTGAAACTGACCGACGTCTCGCTGTCCTACGGCTCGTTCATCCTCGGTCCCCTCGATGTCGCGTTCGAGACGGGCGTCACCGCCGTCATCGGGCCGAGCGGCAGCGGGAAGTCCACGCTCCTCCAGCTCGTGGCCGGGTTCGAGCGGCCCGACACCGGCACCATCACCCTCGACGGTCGCCGTATCGACCGGCTCCCGCCCGAGGAGCGCTCGGTCGGGATGGTGTTCCAGAACTACGCGCTGTTCCCGCATCTCTCGGTCCGGGAGAATCTGGCGTTCGGCGAGGCGCCCACCGCCGACGCCCAGGAGACGGTGGAGATGCTCGAGATCGGGGACCTCCTCGACCGCTCGCCGGAGACCCTCTCGGGCGGTGAGAAACAGCGGGTGGCGCTCGCCCGAGCGCTCGTCTCCGACCCGTCCGTCCTGTTGCTCGACGAGCCGCTCGCGAGCCTCGACGCACCGATCCGCCGCCGGCTCAGATTCGAACTGCGGGACGTTCTCGCCGACCTCGACGTCCCGGTCGTGTACGTGACCCACGACCAGGACGAGGCAGCGGTGGTCGGCGACCGCGTCACCATCGTCCACGACGGGTCTGTCGTCCAGTCCGGTCCCTTCGAGGGAGTCTTCGAAGCCCCGGACACCGCTTTCGTCGCGGAGTTCCTCGGTATGGAGAACGTCCTCTATGGGACTGTCATCGCGACGGACGGGACCGAGACGACCGTGGACGTGGGTCCGACGGAGGTGGTCGCGACGGGTGTCATCGGGACCACCGACGCTGCAGTGGCCGTCCATCCGGACGACATCACACTCTCCCAGGACGGCAAACGGTGTGGACCCAATGCACTCCGCTGTACCGTCCGCCGGGTCATCGGCCACCACGCCGGTGGCACCGCGATCCTCGACTGCGAGGAGCTGGGGCAGATCACCGCGAGTCTGACCGCCGCCGACGCCGAGGAGCTTCGGGGCGGGACCGAGCGCGTCGCCTCCTTCGATCCGGCGGCCGCACGGGTGACGAAACCGTAG
- a CDS encoding ABC transporter permease — translation MSVANRIGRVARGDYGINSTFLRERGVFALLGAVLLAYLLYPFVSFFTWTDGLELAAFTDPNVLSAVKYSVLTAPVSTLVATVFGVPLAYVLARTSFPGKLLVDALIVLPLVMPPVVGGVMLLSGFGQLSPLGGLADALGIGLTDSYLGIVLAQTFVASPFVIITSRSGFEGIDSEIEQAARSLGKGPIETFRRVSLPLARGSILAGVVLTFARAMGEFGATMMTAYHPHTMPTQIWVTFVSHGVGATAPLVIILLGIGGTVVLALQFVGQRITLSS, via the coding sequence ATGAGCGTCGCGAATCGGATCGGCCGAGTCGCTCGCGGGGACTACGGCATCAACTCGACGTTCCTCCGGGAGCGGGGCGTGTTCGCCCTCCTGGGTGCCGTCCTGCTGGCGTACCTTCTCTACCCGTTCGTCTCGTTTTTCACGTGGACCGACGGGCTCGAACTCGCGGCCTTCACGGACCCAAACGTGCTGTCGGCGGTCAAGTACTCGGTCCTGACCGCGCCCGTCTCGACGCTCGTCGCAACCGTCTTCGGGGTGCCGCTGGCCTACGTCCTCGCACGGACATCCTTCCCGGGGAAGCTCCTCGTCGACGCCCTCATCGTCCTGCCGCTGGTGATGCCACCGGTCGTCGGCGGCGTGATGCTCCTGAGCGGGTTCGGCCAGTTGAGCCCGCTGGGCGGTCTCGCCGACGCCCTGGGAATTGGGTTAACGGACAGCTACCTCGGCATCGTCCTCGCACAGACGTTCGTCGCCTCGCCGTTCGTCATCATCACGTCCCGCTCCGGCTTCGAGGGGATCGACTCGGAGATCGAACAGGCGGCCCGGAGCCTGGGCAAGGGCCCCATCGAGACATTCCGCCGGGTGTCGCTCCCGCTCGCGCGCGGGAGTATCCTCGCGGGCGTCGTCCTCACCTTCGCCCGAGCGATGGGGGAGTTCGGGGCCACGATGATGACGGCCTACCACCCGCACACGATGCCAACCCAGATCTGGGTGACCTTCGTCTCCCATGGGGTCGGGGCGACCGCCCCCCTCGTGATCATCCTGCTGGGGATCGGCGGTACCGTCGTTTTGGCCCTCCAGTTCGTGGGACAGCGTATTACCCTGAGCTCCTGA
- a CDS encoding lipoate--protein ligase family protein, whose translation MRLLRGGALAPEDTRRILSWVAENDEAAIRVWQPPRQVVFGRLDATEPGYETAVERAASHGFETLERRVGGRAVAYTGRTVAFARYEPIDDARRGIGGRYEALSEDVARALDAVGVDARPGEPQDSFCPGEHSLQDGGKLVGLAQRVTEGAAVTAGVLVLDGHEAIGRVLADVYDALAVPFDPDSVGSVQRSGGDVDAVLPTLETALARGTSPSVLHLRQI comes from the coding sequence ATGCGCCTCCTCCGGGGTGGGGCCCTGGCGCCCGAGGACACCCGACGAATCCTGTCGTGGGTCGCGGAGAACGACGAGGCCGCGATCCGGGTCTGGCAGCCGCCCCGCCAGGTCGTCTTCGGGCGCCTCGACGCCACCGAACCCGGGTACGAGACGGCCGTCGAGCGGGCGGCTTCCCACGGGTTTGAGACGCTCGAGCGACGCGTGGGGGGACGGGCCGTCGCCTATACGGGGCGGACGGTCGCCTTCGCCCGATACGAGCCGATCGACGACGCCAGACGCGGCATCGGCGGGCGGTACGAGGCCCTGTCCGAGGACGTGGCTCGCGCCCTCGACGCGGTCGGCGTCGATGCGCGACCCGGGGAACCGCAGGACTCGTTCTGCCCGGGCGAGCACTCCCTGCAAGACGGCGGCAAACTGGTCGGCCTGGCCCAGCGGGTGACCGAGGGCGCGGCGGTGACCGCAGGCGTCCTGGTCCTCGACGGCCACGAGGCGATCGGCCGGGTACTCGCGGACGTCTACGACGCACTGGCGGTCCCGTTCGATCCGGATTCGGTGGGGAGCGTCCAACGATCCGGGGGCGACGTCGACGCGGTCCTCCCGACACTCGAGACGGCCCTCGCTCGGGGGACGTCCCCATCGGTCCTTCACCTTCGTCAGATTTAG
- a CDS encoding TIGR00296 family protein encodes MARSKGRPDGLTHEDGTRAVELARDSVRAFVENGRREEPGSMRDAFYDRSGAFVRLETATGRGQLRGCAGAYDSPRAIEEGNRRLGMAIVDAAIEAASEDSRSVVTPPELDSIAVTVFVAETVTETSTPADDVEVGHHGVAMEGRGNAGWMFPTVPVDNGWGVYEYLDRTARKAGLSNDAWMDDDVRVVTLDGPVFAENDPGGSVQRRFG; translated from the coding sequence ATGGCCAGGTCCAAGGGACGACCGGATGGGCTGACACACGAAGACGGAACACGCGCGGTCGAACTCGCCCGGGACTCGGTTCGCGCGTTCGTCGAAAACGGCCGTCGCGAGGAACCGGGGAGCATGCGAGACGCCTTCTACGACCGGTCCGGTGCGTTCGTCCGCCTCGAGACTGCCACGGGACGGGGACAGCTGCGAGGCTGTGCGGGTGCCTACGACAGCCCGCGGGCGATCGAGGAGGGGAATCGGCGTCTCGGGATGGCCATCGTGGACGCCGCCATCGAGGCGGCAAGCGAGGACTCCCGGTCCGTCGTGACGCCACCGGAACTCGATTCGATCGCGGTAACGGTGTTCGTCGCCGAGACCGTCACGGAGACGAGCACTCCGGCCGATGACGTCGAGGTCGGGCACCATGGAGTCGCCATGGAGGGGCGGGGAAACGCCGGTTGGATGTTCCCGACCGTCCCCGTCGACAACGGCTGGGGTGTCTACGAGTACCTGGACAGGACTGCGCGCAAAGCCGGGCTGTCGAACGACGCCTGGATGGACGACGACGTCAGGGTCGTCACGCTCGACGGACCGGTGTTCGCCGAAAACGATCCGGGTGGCAGCGTGCAACGACGCTTCGGGTAG